AAATACCCAAGAAAAACTGCCCAAAACTGCATAGCCATTATAAAGCAGAATCCCTAAAAACGGCAAATAAATAAAAAGTCCGCCCCAACTGAAAAATGACAGAAACGTCTTGCTAATCATATAATTGACCAGCGTACTTTTCTTGATATTCATCGTCAGAAAAGGTTTGATATTCTGAGTCGGCATCTGCTGGAAAAAGTATCTCAGGAACAGATCGACAATCAGCCAATAGATCAGAAACTTACTGATAAATGGTAATGGGTCGATATGCAATTCTTTTTTCGGGTAATAAAAAGCACCGAAAGCAGCAAAAACAAATATCGCAAGGATATACAAGACTCCCAAAAGTTGGAAAATCTTAATGACAATATTGGCTGCTAAAGAACTGGACCTGAAAAAATTTTTGAATTCTAATCTGACGAATCGTTGCAACATAAAGTTTATTTTTTGTTAAATGTAATGAATTCTAGATATTATTAGGTTTTCTATATATTAAGTTCGCATTTTGTACATTTTGTTACAGATTTCTTTGACTTTTAAAAATTACTAACATACGATTTCTTGCAGCAAAAGGTGTTTGCAGGAATTGTGAATAATTTTGTTAGGATTTTCATTGACCTCAACCTATCAAAAAAACTATCTTTGTACAATGGCAGAAAAGGAAACATTATCGAGTTTGATTCACGGTAATTTTGCAAAGGAATTATCTATTTCGGATGGCAAAATGCCGCCCAATGCATTGGATTTTGAGAAAATCGTCATCGGTACTTTTTTGATTGACAGAAAAGGGCTTGACCATTCTATCGATTTATTAACGCCCAATGTTTTCTATGACCCAAGACATCAGACGATTTTCGCATCAATCCTGAAATTGTATGAGAGCAACTCTCCTATCGATTTGATGACAGTTATTCAGGATTTGAAAAAGAATGAAAAACTGAATCTAGCTGGTGGTGACCATTATATCATCGATTTGACAATGGGTGTAAGTTCTTCTGCCCACATCGAATATCACGTTCGCGTAATTTTGGAGAAATTTATCCTACGTTCATTGATTAATGTTTCAGCCAATGTTATCGACAGTTCTTACAAAGAATCAACGGACGTTTTCGAATTGTTGGATAAAGCTGAGCAATCTTTTTTTGAAATCACCAATGGAACGATCAAAAAAGGTTTCGATACTGCCAATTCATTAGTAAAAGAAGCGATTGACAAAATCAAATCGTTAAAAGATAAAGAAGGATTGTCCGGTGTTCCTTCCGGATTTACTGCCCTTGATAAGGAAACTGGAGGTTGGCAAAACTCTGACCTCATCATTATTGCGGCAAGACCTGCGATGGGAAAAACGGCTTTCATTCTATCGATGGCGAGAAATATCTGTGTAGACCACAATATTCCAATGGCGCTTTTCTCTCTGGAGATGGCATCTGTCCAGCTAATTACAAGGATGATTTCTTCAGAAACGGGGATTTCTTCCGAGAAATTAAGAAAAGGACAAATGTCTGATGATGAGTGGCAAAGGTTATTCACCAACGTTTCCGCATTGGAAAATGCCCCACTTTTTATTGATGAGACGCCTTCGCTTTCTATCTTCGACTTCCGAGCAAAATGCCGAAGACTGGTAATGCAGCACGGTGTTAAGATCATTATGGTCGATTACCTCCAGCTGATGACAGCAAGTTCCGGAAAAGGAGGCGGAAACCGAGAACAGGAAATTGCAATGATTTCGCGTTCATTAAAAGCGATTGCAAAAGAATTGAACGTTCCGGTAATTGCACTTTCTCAGCTCTCCAGAACCGTGGAAACAAGACCCGGAAAAAGGCCTATGCTTTCTGACTTGAGGGAATCCGGAGCGATTGAGCAGGATGCGGATATTGTATCTTTTATCTTCCGTCCGGAATATTATAAAATTGCGGTTTGGGATAATGATGAAGACGGCGCAGAAACCAGTACAGAAAATCAGGCAGAAATAATCATCGCTAAACATAGAAATGGTGCAACAGCCGATGTCCGTTTAGCTTTTCACAAGAATATTGGTAAGTTTGCGGACCTTGGAACAAATTACGAATACACGCCTTCTAACTTCGGACAGAAAGATGAGCCATCTGGATTTGACAGAATTACTATTACGAGTGACCCACATTCTGCATTTGGAATTCCTGGCAATAATCAGGTTTCTGGTTCAGCGATGAATGATGACGATGATGATATGCCTTTTTAATTTTTTACTTTGAGTTTGAAAGTCGAAATCTTTACAGACGGTGCCTGCAGTGGAAATCCCGGACCTGGCGGTTATGGAATCTTAATGCGTGTTCCGGAAAAGAAATATCAGAAAACCTACTCCAAAGGCTTCCGAAAAACAACCAACAACCGAATGGAATTGATGGCTGTAATAGTAGCTCTTGGTAATTTGAGAACGTCTGACAATGATGTCCACATCTATACCGATAGCAAATATGTGGCAGATGCCATTAACCAAAAATGGATTTATGGATGGATTAAACGAGGTTGGAAAAATGTGAAAAACCCCGATCTTTGGAAAGCTTTCTACAAACTCTATCAGCTTCATCAGCCAAAATTTCATTGGATTAAAGGACACGCCGGACATCCTGAGAACGAAATTTGTGACCAATTAGCAGTAGCCGCAGCCAAATCAGGAAAATTAGAAATCGATACTTTTTTTGAAAATCCGATTGAAGGAGGAATGTTTTAAGCATTCCAAAAATCGCGATCCAAACTTCTGTACTGTATCGCTTCAGAAATATGATCGCCTTGGATATTTTCTGAGTTTTCCAAATCGGCAATTGTTCTGGCAACCTTCAAAACCCTGTCATAAGCTCTTGCAGAAAGATTAAGTTTCAACATTGCTGTTTTAAGTAGTAATTGCGAATACTCGTCCAGTTCACAATGTTTTTCTATTTCTTTTGGTCCCATCTGCGCATTATAATTGATATCGAGATCCTTGTATCTCTCGGTTTGCTTATTCCTTGCACCAATCACTCTTTCGCGAATTTTCAGACTGCTTTCTCCTTTTCTCTTTTCAGCTAATTGTTCGTATTCAACCTTTGAAACTTCGATATGAATATCAATCCTGTCTAGAAGTGGTCCAGACAGTTTGTTCATATAACGCTGCATTTCCAATGCTGATGAAGTATTATTAGGATCATCGGGAAAATAACCGCTTGGACTTGGGTTCATACTTGCTACGAGCATAAAGCTTGCAGGATATTCAATCGTAAATTTGGCTCGGGAAATGGTAACAACTCTATCTTCCAAAGGTTGTCGCATTACTTCGAGAACTGCACGTTTGAATTCGGGCATTTCGTCCAAAAACAGAACTCCATTATGAGCCAAGGAAATCTCGCCTGGCTGGGGATAACTTCCGCCTCCGACTAATGCGACATCCGAAATTGTATGATGTGGAGAGCGAAAAGGCCTGATTGTCATCAACGATGTTTCTGCTCCCATTTTTCCAGCTACAGAATGGATTTTTGTAGTTTCCAAAGCCTCCTTCAAATTCAGAGGTGGAAGAATACTTGGTAGTCTCTTCGCTATC
The genomic region above belongs to Epilithonimonas zeae and contains:
- the dnaB gene encoding replicative DNA helicase — protein: MAEKETLSSLIHGNFAKELSISDGKMPPNALDFEKIVIGTFLIDRKGLDHSIDLLTPNVFYDPRHQTIFASILKLYESNSPIDLMTVIQDLKKNEKLNLAGGDHYIIDLTMGVSSSAHIEYHVRVILEKFILRSLINVSANVIDSSYKESTDVFELLDKAEQSFFEITNGTIKKGFDTANSLVKEAIDKIKSLKDKEGLSGVPSGFTALDKETGGWQNSDLIIIAARPAMGKTAFILSMARNICVDHNIPMALFSLEMASVQLITRMISSETGISSEKLRKGQMSDDEWQRLFTNVSALENAPLFIDETPSLSIFDFRAKCRRLVMQHGVKIIMVDYLQLMTASSGKGGGNREQEIAMISRSLKAIAKELNVPVIALSQLSRTVETRPGKRPMLSDLRESGAIEQDADIVSFIFRPEYYKIAVWDNDEDGAETSTENQAEIIIAKHRNGATADVRLAFHKNIGKFADLGTNYEYTPSNFGQKDEPSGFDRITITSDPHSAFGIPGNNQVSGSAMNDDDDDMPF
- the rnhA gene encoding ribonuclease HI, translated to MKVEIFTDGACSGNPGPGGYGILMRVPEKKYQKTYSKGFRKTTNNRMELMAVIVALGNLRTSDNDVHIYTDSKYVADAINQKWIYGWIKRGWKNVKNPDLWKAFYKLYQLHQPKFHWIKGHAGHPENEICDQLAVAAAKSGKLEIDTFFENPIEGGMF
- a CDS encoding YifB family Mg chelatase-like AAA ATPase, with product MLVKISGAAIHGVSAQIITIEVNVDQGVGYHLVGLPDNAIKESSYRISAALKNSGFKIPGKKITINMAPADLRKEGSAYDMSIALGILAASDLIKAESLGEYIIMGELSLDGGLQAIKGVLPIAIKAREDGYKGIILPKQNAREAAIVNNLDVYGVENIKQVIDFFNDEIPLEKFEIDTRKEFQDKIDHFPFDFDEVKGQEAAKRAMEVAAAGGHNIILIGSPGSGKTMIAKRLPSILPPLNLKEALETTKIHSVAGKMGAETSLMTIRPFRSPHHTISDVALVGGGSYPQPGEISLAHNGVLFLDEMPEFKRAVLEVMRQPLEDRVVTISRAKFTIEYPASFMLVASMNPSPSGYFPDDPNNTSSALEMQRYMNKLSGPLLDRIDIHIEVSKVEYEQLAEKRKGESSLKIRERVIGARNKQTERYKDLDINYNAQMGPKEIEKHCELDEYSQLLLKTAMLKLNLSARAYDRVLKVARTIADLENSENIQGDHISEAIQYRSLDRDFWNA